aactctaaactaaatagttcctggtcgtaggattactaactggtaattaataatccgcaaagatcggtacatactatgcttgctttattatgaaggatgtctgttctcatagacatttatgtggtgacactatagctagtatgtaggtgcttattatagaataagttcactgaacatgactcacacagctgaacaactgatggagttcactcacgtgtcagcagttgttcacatagtgatagttgtacaagtatccttagacttgaggtcatcatagtcatcttgtgtacactgaactatgctttggtttagttcttagtcccaagggacaattataagggctctactgggtataaaaatttgtacacgaagatagtgtatgatcaataaaggatctacccttctagtgaaggaagagaatgttcaatgctgatccacttatgctagttcaggaatctctggccagggTGAATGatattagaaaggagtttctaatttacattaaatagtgaatgagaaagcaagtgattaaataagataggcttgacacaagttccatgccatgtatttaatcgtgacattgcagggtagaaggaattgattgtacggtaactactcactgaataggttcttggtattctaagcagtgaattcgtattatccggatagtcgcgatatgctgagaagtattcttcacgatgtagaataaatatgattaattaattaatcatatttaatgaattagagaatttatataaataatgataaaatagttttattattatttatttctactaccggcttaatattgaacctacagggtcacaccataaaagagaatgatttaatggtggaggaattaattaataatggctgataattatttatttatgaaataaataattaattggtaaatttaataattgattaaatgagatttaattgattataaattaagtaagaaaaggttcttaatattattaattaagaatttaatttttggaaattaaatcaagtgagagaattatttctaaagagtttagaaaaaggattaataattaaaaggtgttttaattattagtgagaataataaagggttaataataataatattttatgggaaaattttcagctgaaaattttgcctataagtatactattatagaccatatttttgcctcaaccaaaaagatttacaaaaccctaattctctccatctcctcctccttcattacatcgttttcttggtggataccggtggagtgcttcacacttgaggagcagctgctaagggtctccgttcatcgtttttggatcgctattaaagacctccatctttccattaacgtaaagtttcttaaggtaaacatactgaactacgaattaaatattatttttcgcatggatcctgcggaggttttttttttttttaagatttaaatttaaggTTTCGccgcgtttatgtgctaaaaacccttcattaACTGCTCTTGAGGCCAACAAAACTTGGAAGATTATGCCTCTTCCACCTGGTAAACGTGTGGTGAGTTGTAAATGGCTTTACAAAGTTAAATTCAATCATGATGGCACTGTTGAGGGGTATAAGGCCCGTTTGGTAGCCAGAGGTTTCACCCAAACAGAAGGTCTTGATTATTTTGATACTTTCGCTCTGGTGGCAAAAATGTCTATTGTTCGAGTCTTATTGTCTTTGGCTGCTGTTAGTGAGTGGTCTGTTACTCAAATGGACGTTACTAATGCTTTCTTATACGATGATCTTGAAGAGGAGGTTTATTTGTCCATACCCCAAGGTTATTGCCTCCCTATTGAGTTTGCAGGTTATGATTCTACTGTTCCTATGGGTTTAAGCAATCTCCTAGAAAGTGGTTTATCAAATTCAAATATGTTCCGTTACCTTATGGCTTTATACAAGCAAGCTCGGATCACAACTTGTTTGTCTTAACCACATCTGCTAGCTTTCTGGTTGTTTtagtatatgtagatgacatcTTAGTTGTGGGTAATAATAAGTTGATTATCTCTGATTTAAAGCTCATTTAGCTAGTCATTTTAAAATCAAAGATTTGGGACCGATCAAATATTTTTTGGGTATAGAAGCTGCTCATTCAGATAAAGAGATTTATCTTAATCACAACAAGTACATTCTGAATATCATTAAAGATGCTGGACTATCAAATGCAAAGGTTGCCACTGTTCCTATTGAACAGAACCACACTTTGTTGAGCAACATTTTGTCTCCATTTCTGATAGATCCGGCTCCTTACAACCGTTTGGTGGGTCGACTAATCTACCTTACTATTACATGCCCCGATCTTTCATGTGCAGTTCATGTATTGTCCCAGTTTCTTACTTCTCCACGACAATGTCACTTGGATGCTGCTCATTGTGTAGTTCGCTATCTAAAGCATACAGTTGGTTAGGGTCTGTTGTTATCTGCTTCAAGCCCACTGCAATTGACAGCTTATGCTGATGCAGACTGGGGGTTGTCCCAACACTCGTCAATCATTAACAGGGTATTGTGTTACTTTGGGTTCGTCTTTGCTGTCCTAGAAATCAAAACGCTAATCTACGGTTTTTCGTTACTCAGCAGAGGCCGAGTATCAGGCACTTGGTGATGTTTGTTGTGAAATTACATGGGTGTTAAATTTCTTTCGTGAACTTGATGTAGATAAATTGCAGCATGTTACGCTGTTTTGTGACAATCATTCTACCCTCTGCATAACATCTAATCATGTGTTTCATGAACGCACCAAACATATTAAAATTGATTCACCTTGTGCGTGAAAAACTTCAAAAATATGTTATCTCTCCCACTTATATTGCTTCGAAAGAACAATCTGCTGATTTGCTTACAAAGACCATTCCCTCTTATTCCATGTGTTATCTTTTGTCTAAGCTCGTAGTGCTTAATCTTTTCACGTCTCCAAGCTTGAGGGTAAGCTCTTAGCTTTTGAGACATCTTTTAGCGCTCAGTAATGCTAGCGTTTTAGTCCATCTTACAGCCAACCAAGTGTTCAGGTTTTCACCGGAGGTTTGGAAAtctagaaaagagagagagtacTGGTGCAAGGATGTCTTGTGATGGGCTTTTTAGTGGCAAAACATGTTTCCTTTTTTAGGGCCTGCTGGAATGTTTTTGCCATAAAATACAAGTTGAGGGAGAAATATTAGTCGTTTGAATGACGTTCTTGTTTGGGCCCAAGATGATCAacttaaaaaaaaaaaagaagaacaAGTTCAGAGGCTCCATTACAAGTCTAATTAGCGTGTATGCATTTACAAGTCTATTTAGCATGTCTGCATTTCATGATTTCATCCAGATGACAACTCCAAAGATGCTTCATTTACCATATCGTTTCCAGGTGCCTCCGGTATTCATCGCCTCACCGGTTCTTTAAGGAACGTAAATGACTTCCATTTCTTCTGTTCCAGCTCGCTCAAGAACTAATTTTGGCCGCTACCAAATTGAACGGAAGCGTTAATACCTGGCACAGCCCTCCAATTCCAAAGCAGCGTCGAGGAAGGATCATATGGCTAGCTAGCACAGTTGATTATACGGCGAACGCTTGAATGCTTTCAAATGAAGTTGAGAAAATCTATCTGCTCTTGCTGCACTTGCGAAACCAATCCGTTATTATGCTACACTTCGACAAAATTTAAAATGCCAAGCTCAACACATATAAAGGTTTTGATTACATGAATGACAATTAAAGATGTTCTTTACTACCCTTCTTAGTTCATAATCATATGCTGCatctattaatttaattttaacaTGCCTGGGCAATAAGAAAATATCTACATCTATCTTTAGCAGTTCAGCCCCTGATTTTCAAAGTCTTATATcataaaatacataaaagaaAGGGGACGGCTTAATTCCAAAATTCCTGAAAGGATTCAAATTGCACAAAAGTATAAACTTGTCTTCATCTACTGAGGGAGATTTTCATTCCATAACATAACATGCTAGAAAAAGAACTCGGGCAGAACAAGACAAGACGAGTACTTACAAGTATCGTGATTCATGTATCAGAAGACATTGAAATTTCAGGTATACATTAAAAGAGCTAAAGAGACTAATATTTACAAAAGACAAAGTTAAACTTCCTAGAGGGACGGAGAAAGTTCGCATGTCAAATGGTAACTGTAAGATCCTCAATCAAGTACTACAGTAAATTTCACGATTGGATTTTAGGTGAACCTGTAATGAGAGTATGTTTTGTACAAAGCTCCGTTTATACCCCCCCCCCCCCAACTTTAGATTAGAGCCCCCTTCTTCTCAGACACTGACCAGCTGTAAATAGCAACTGCACTAGTCTAACCTTAATTTCATTCACTGAAATAGAAACAATGATTGCTCAATTTAAACCACTTGAACAAGTACCATCTCAACAAGATCCTTCAAATGAGGCatgaaaatttggagactttgGAAGCTGCACAGTTGCAGCTGAGAGACCTTGAAGCATTTTAATGACGTCATCAGTATCATCTAAATAGTACTTGGCCATACTTGGTTTTTGACCTACAGTGCATGCAAATACTTCTGCTATGGCAGGCGAGGATGGGTTGGCTATAGAGCATGCAATTTTCTCAAACATGTCTTCATCTGAGCGGTCATCACCTATGCAGAGTACAAAATCTGGTGGTGTACCAGCAGCCTGCATGCTTGCTATTAGACTCTCAACAACTACACCCTTGCTTACACCCTGCaaaacatataaagcatcattaCAAACATGATTGCATGATAAAACATATTGAATCTTGTAGTCCAAATATAACATGACATACACATCAACGAGACATGACAGTATACTGTTTGGAATCCTATATTCACTATAATAAACATATGACCTTTAATACGATGTGCAAATCAAATGCTTCACTAGTATTCCTACACATGAAATTTCTAGCCACGTATAAGCATTACATATTTAGTATACCTGTGGTTTTACTTCAACAATATGCTGTCCCCTTTTAACAACTACCGGTTCATTGGCAAGCACATTTTCAAGATGATTATGCAGCTCTTTTGCCTGCGCTGAACCGAAGTCAGTGTCTGCTTCTTGATGGTGCCAAACCAGAGCGCTTTCCTTCTGCTCAATAAAAGAACCATCAGTGGCCTCTGTATAATGCTCCATTACAGGCAGTGCCATCTTCTTCCACTCAAAATCCACAGCCGACACACCGGATTCCCATGGTGAATCCTTTGTCCACCTAATAAATTCAATAACAATCAGATAAATCATGGAGAAAATATGTACAAGATTAAAAATCACAAAAGGAGGTGCTTTCCAATTGCAGCAAAGGAAAGTAGATGTAGTACCTTGTAAAATAACCATGTTCAGCAGATAGACCGAGCCTCTCACATGGAGAAAACCATTTGCTTAAAGATTCTTTGTCTCTGCCACTCACTATAAAGACGACATTTTTTGGATCGTTGCATAATTCATTTAGTACTGAGATAACTTCATTGCTCGGGGTCTTTTCAACTGAACCCTGTGGCATCACGGTGCCATCGTAATCCAGCAGAATAAGACGGCTACTAGTTTTTTTATAGGAAGAGACAATGTGCTCCACAGAGAGTTTCCTAAAGTTAGGACCCAATGCAACAATTCTGAAACCCAAGCCAAACCCAATTCCCCAGCACCTCTTACTGTAATGGTCTCTGCAAGCTCTCTCGAGGTCTTGGTCAAAACTCCTCGCCCAATAAGCAACATCATGAGAACTGACATACTTATAATGCTTCTCATGTCGCATTTGTTTCTCATTATCTGACATTGTGACAGCCAAAGTCATTGCGTCAGACACGCTATCGATATTCCAAGGATTAACCCGGATTGCTCCACTGAGAGATGGAGAACAGCCTATAAATTCAGATACAATAATCACACTCTTCCTTGGAAATTCCGTCCCATCGACTCCCATCGCCTTGTCTATTTCAGGACTACCCTGCCTCGAAACCGTGTACTTATAGGGCACCAAGTTCATCCCATCCCTTACAGCATTCACCACAACGCACTCAGAAATTGCGAAGTACGCCACTTTCTCTTGAGTTGAAACAGGACCATTGACAAAAACAATCGGCTCATATCCAGGATGACCAAACTTTTCATTAATCTCACCCGCAACTTTATTCGTCTCATTCTGAACTTCTTGAATatcctgcccccgacttcttgcCGGATTCACAATCTGCACCAAAACCACCTTCCCCCTCAACTCCGGATGCTCCTCCAAAAGCTGTCCCATAGCTAAAAACTTCAAACTTATCCCCTTAAACATATCCATATCATCAACACCAAGCATAACAATTTTCCCTCTATACCTCTCCACCAACTCCTTAACCTTATCCCCAGTCTCCCCCAACGACTTAACCGACTCAATCTGATCCATATGAATACCAACCGGCAAAATCTTAACACTCACAGTCCTCCCATAATACTCAAGCTCAATATACCCTCTTTTCGACTGATAATCCAACCCAAGCAATCGACTACAACACGACAAAAAATGCCTAGCATAATCAAAAGTATGAAACCCCACAAGATCACAATTCAAAAAAGCCCTCAAAATCTCATCCCTAACAGGCAATGTTCTATAAATCTCCGACGAAGGAAAAGGACTATGCAGAAAAAACCCGAGTTTTAATCTATGAAATCTTTTCCTCAACAAAGTAGGCAAAACCATAAGATGATAATCATGAATCCAAACATAATCCTCATCAGGGTTAATGACTTCCATAACTTTATCAGCAAAAATCTTATTAGCTGACACATAAGCCTTCCATAAAAGCCTATCAAATCTAACACCATGATGTGAAGTAACAGGCAACATATAATGAAATAAAGGCCATAAATAATGCTTACAAAACCCGTGATAAAATTTGTTCAATAAATCAACAGATAAAAAAGTTGGAACACATTGAAACTTATCTAACAACAATTGTGCCACTTCTTCTTGATCATTCGGGTCGATTTGAACCGATAAAGATCCGATAAAAACAAACTGAACATCACTATTAAACCCATCTTTAAGCTGTAAAACAAGCGCATCTTTATCCCAATCAAAACTAAACTTCTGGGTATCTTTATTTAGCTCAGCTTTGATGGGTAATTGATTAGCTACAATGATTCTACGTTGAGGTGCCGAAACGACGTCATTTTGGGGGTCAAGCAAATTCATGATTCTTGGGATTCGAGTTTTATCAGGAGACGTGTAATCATCGAGATTTAGAAGATTAAAATACGATCTTGACAACATTTAAGCTAAAAAGATTGAATCTTGAAGGAGAAAAATGGTGGGTTTGAGAGTTGTGTGTGTTTTAGTGTGTGAAAGTGTAGATACAAAGGGTGTGTGTAAGTATAGTTTAATGTATATATGGTTGAAGGGGAAAGAAGGTGATGGGTGGTAATGGATAAGAACGAAAGACGAGACCGACTAACTAATGTTGGTGTTTTTTTTAAGGATTTGATGGACGGTCTGGATTTGGGTTTTGACACCTCATTCTTATCATGCTCATTCATCACCACTTTCTTATCTTCCTTTCCTATTTTTGTTAATTTCAATTATAGAAATGCTAAAATAAACTCCGAATTTTAAAACCGTTCCCGAATACTAATATCACATTTCAAAATAATAATGATAAAAGGACATTCCGTGTACATATGTAAATGTTCATGAATTAAAACGTGATTATTATTAGGTTGCTTTTTCGTCGTGAAAGATTTTAAAACGGAttggattttcttttatttttgtcaaatatgacttataattttataaataagtACTTGTTTTAGAAAAATTCGGGATTGATAAGGATCAAACCCGTGACTTAAAACGATACATGATAAACTTTTAAGCACTTTGATTAAATTATCTTTTAATAAAGTAGTGGcatgaatttattttatttttggcagttgaaaattacttaattaagtatggtttttatttttaaaagaaaataaattatgGCATGTTGAAAATATTTTAATGGGGATAATTGGATTGTTAGTAGGTAATCGGTGGGTGGTTATATTGGAAACATTAGAGTAGACTGAATTATGGCGAGAGACGCGTGGCATCCCTCCACTAAGTCTAAAGCTTCGTATAATTTTGTTTTTGGTAAATTTTATattgaaaataattaataataaattgaAAATGAAGGAATACTTAATACTCATTTAATAAACTAATTATTAACAAATATGTAAATCTATTTTTATATTTGAAGTTGGCAGAAACCCAGAAATGAAGTTGTAAAGTGAAACTCGAAATCATTATTATTAGTATATGTATTATAATTATACTACAATATTAAACTAACACCATATTTGACTTACAATTTGTACACATGTTAATAAGCCAATCTTGACTGTTCCCGGTTGGATTATCATTAGCTTAGCAACCCCAAAAAACGTTTTATGCAAGTTCAACGGGTCGTAACTCGTAAGCAATAGAGGAAGATTGGTTGGCAAATAAAATTTGAGTTATTTTTAGTTTAAATTGTTTAATTATCAGATTGTGTTCGCacattatttatttttattaattaatttctcacATACCCACCTAATTATATAAGCACACGGTAAAAGTAATTTTTAAACTCCCGTAACCGGATGACAGTTCAATCACTGTACAAATTATTTATTACTTCATATAATATTTGGATGATTTTTAATAACTGATTTATTGATTAAAGTTACATGTATTTTTAACTTATATGGTTACAAAATT
The sequence above is drawn from the Apium graveolens cultivar Ventura chromosome 2, ASM990537v1, whole genome shotgun sequence genome and encodes:
- the LOC141708787 gene encoding putative alpha,alpha-trehalose-phosphate synthase [UDP-forming] 11 — encoded protein: MLSRSYFNLLNLDDYTSPDKTRIPRIMNLLDPQNDVVSAPQRRIIVANQLPIKAELNKDTQKFSFDWDKDALVLQLKDGFNSDVQFVFIGSLSVQIDPNDQEEVAQLLLDKFQCVPTFLSVDLLNKFYHGFCKHYLWPLFHYMLPVTSHHGVRFDRLLWKAYVSANKIFADKVMEVINPDEDYVWIHDYHLMVLPTLLRKRFHRLKLGFFLHSPFPSSEIYRTLPVRDEILRAFLNCDLVGFHTFDYARHFLSCCSRLLGLDYQSKRGYIELEYYGRTVSVKILPVGIHMDQIESVKSLGETGDKVKELVERYRGKIVMLGVDDMDMFKGISLKFLAMGQLLEEHPELRGKVVLVQIVNPARSRGQDIQEVQNETNKVAGEINEKFGHPGYEPIVFVNGPVSTQEKVAYFAISECVVVNAVRDGMNLVPYKYTVSRQGSPEIDKAMGVDGTEFPRKSVIIVSEFIGCSPSLSGAIRVNPWNIDSVSDAMTLAVTMSDNEKQMRHEKHYKYVSSHDVAYWARSFDQDLERACRDHYSKRCWGIGFGLGFRIVALGPNFRKLSVEHIVSSYKKTSSRLILLDYDGTVMPQGSVEKTPSNEVISVLNELCNDPKNVVFIVSGRDKESLSKWFSPCERLGLSAEHGYFTRWTKDSPWESGVSAVDFEWKKMALPVMEHYTEATDGSFIEQKESALVWHHQEADTDFGSAQAKELHNHLENVLANEPVVVKRGQHIVEVKPQGVSKGVVVESLIASMQAAGTPPDFVLCIGDDRSDEDMFEKIACSIANPSSPAIAEVFACTVGQKPSMAKYYLDDTDDVIKMLQGLSAATVQLPKSPNFHASFEGSC